From Pseudoalteromonas viridis, the proteins below share one genomic window:
- the ispB gene encoding octaprenyl diphosphate synthase produces MDIKAIQRLIEQDMLAVNQLISDQMQSDVALVNQLGLYIVNSGGKRIRPMLALLVAKALGYQGDKHITLATIIEFIHTATLLHDDVVDESALRRGEPTANAEFGNAASVLVGDFIYTRSFQLMVGLENMEVMQILADATNVIAEGEVLQLMNCNDPDTTEKSYMQVIYSKTAKLFEAATMLPAVVLEKPDATKEALKLYGMHLGTAFQLVDDVLDYSANAEQLGKNIGDDLAEGKPTLPLIYAMRHGSEAQVIQIRDAIANGNGLDNLTDILATLEQTQALEHTMERARHESQKAIEQLSILPESEHKTALISLAKLAVDRSY; encoded by the coding sequence ATGGATATCAAAGCGATCCAGAGATTGATTGAGCAAGACATGCTTGCCGTTAATCAACTTATCAGCGACCAAATGCAATCTGACGTCGCACTGGTTAATCAACTTGGCTTATATATAGTCAATAGTGGTGGTAAAAGGATCCGTCCGATGCTGGCACTTTTGGTTGCCAAAGCATTGGGCTATCAGGGCGATAAGCACATTACACTGGCAACTATCATCGAATTTATCCACACTGCCACTTTGTTACATGACGATGTGGTTGATGAATCAGCTTTACGTCGTGGTGAGCCTACAGCCAACGCCGAATTTGGTAACGCCGCCAGTGTGTTAGTTGGCGACTTTATATACACTCGCTCTTTTCAGTTGATGGTTGGACTGGAAAATATGGAAGTGATGCAGATCCTGGCAGATGCAACCAATGTGATTGCTGAAGGTGAGGTGTTACAGCTTATGAACTGTAACGATCCGGACACCACAGAGAAAAGCTATATGCAGGTAATATATAGTAAAACAGCCAAACTGTTTGAAGCAGCTACTATGCTGCCTGCTGTTGTACTGGAAAAGCCAGACGCTACAAAAGAGGCCTTAAAACTCTATGGTATGCATCTGGGTACGGCCTTTCAGCTGGTCGATGATGTCCTCGACTATAGCGCCAACGCAGAGCAACTGGGTAAAAATATCGGCGATGATTTAGCCGAAGGTAAGCCCACCCTGCCGCTAATCTATGCGATGCGCCACGGTAGTGAAGCTCAGGTAATACAGATCCGCGATGCCATCGCCAATGGTAACGGGCTTGATAACCTGACCGATATCCTGGCAACTCTTGAGCAGACGCAAGCGCTGGAACATACCATGGAGCGTGCCCGTCACGAATCACAAAAAGCGATTGAACAGCTCAGTATTTTACCCGAGTCCGAGCATAAAACAGCGCTCATCTCTTTGGCTAAGCTGGCGGTTGATCGCAGCTACTAA
- a CDS encoding oxidative damage protection protein yields MARTVFCQKLQKEAPGLDFQLYPGEVGERIFNNISKEAWQQWQHKQTMLINEKHLNMMDPEHRQQLEEQMVGFLFEGKDVEIEGYRPKEG; encoded by the coding sequence ATGGCACGTACCGTATTTTGTCAAAAGTTACAAAAAGAAGCTCCTGGACTTGATTTTCAGCTGTATCCGGGAGAAGTTGGCGAACGTATCTTCAATAATATCAGCAAAGAGGCGTGGCAACAGTGGCAGCATAAGCAGACTATGCTGATCAACGAGAAGCACTTAAACATGATGGACCCTGAACACCGTCAGCAGCTTGAAGAGCAAATGGTGGGTTTTTTGTTTGAAGGCAAAGATGTTGAGATTGAAGGTTACCGGCCAAAAGAAGGGTAG
- the mutY gene encoding A/G-specific adenine glycosylase: MTVNNEQAQWFAKQVVDWYQLHGRKTLPWQLEKTPYKVWVSEVMLQQTQVVTVIPYFERFMARFPTIIDLADAPEDEVLHHWTGLGYYARARNLHKTAKIVRDEYQGQFPQTLEAVMALPGIGRSTAGAVLSLSLGQPHPILDGNVKRVLARFFMVEGWYGVKKVENELWALTDALTPKDRVSEYNQAMMDLGASLCSRSNFDCEACPLVSRCQAYQKGRVKEFPNSKPKKVKPKKAAYHLIIRADDKVLMEKRPSSGIWGGLFGFFEFSELTELETFLAQQGISGSRQTLSPFVHIFTHFELTITPVVVELSAVPDCVHDNPLLWYALAQPAEVGLAAPTKKLVKVLKAMG; this comes from the coding sequence ATGACAGTAAATAATGAGCAAGCCCAGTGGTTTGCCAAGCAGGTTGTCGATTGGTATCAGTTACACGGACGTAAAACGCTGCCCTGGCAACTTGAGAAGACCCCTTATAAAGTTTGGGTGTCTGAAGTAATGTTACAGCAAACTCAGGTTGTGACTGTGATCCCGTATTTTGAGCGCTTCATGGCACGTTTCCCGACCATAATCGACCTGGCCGATGCACCCGAAGACGAAGTCTTGCATCACTGGACCGGCCTTGGCTATTACGCACGTGCGCGTAACTTACACAAAACCGCCAAAATTGTCCGCGATGAATATCAGGGCCAGTTTCCGCAAACGTTAGAAGCCGTGATGGCGCTACCTGGGATTGGTCGCTCTACAGCAGGGGCCGTGCTCTCTTTGTCTCTTGGTCAACCTCACCCGATCCTGGATGGTAATGTAAAACGTGTGCTGGCGCGCTTTTTTATGGTGGAAGGCTGGTACGGCGTTAAAAAGGTCGAAAATGAGTTGTGGGCACTGACAGATGCGCTGACACCCAAAGATCGTGTTTCGGAATATAACCAGGCGATGATGGACTTGGGGGCAAGCCTGTGTAGTCGCAGTAACTTTGACTGTGAGGCTTGTCCTTTGGTCAGCCGTTGTCAGGCATATCAAAAAGGCAGAGTGAAGGAATTTCCAAATTCTAAGCCGAAAAAAGTCAAACCTAAAAAAGCTGCTTATCATTTAATAATTCGTGCGGATGATAAAGTGCTGATGGAAAAGCGCCCCAGCAGCGGCATCTGGGGTGGCTTGTTTGGTTTCTTTGAGTTTAGTGAGCTGACCGAGCTTGAGACCTTTTTGGCGCAGCAGGGTATTTCGGGCAGCCGGCAAACATTGTCGCCATTTGTCCACATATTTACCCACTTTGAATTAACTATCACTCCGGTAGTTGTTGAGTTAAGCGCGGTTCCTGACTGTGTTCACGATAATCCGCTTTTGTGGTACGCGCTGGCACAGCCGGCAGAAGTGGGCTTAGCGGCACCGACTAAAAAGTTGGTTAAAGTCTTAAAGGCAATGGGGTAA
- the trmB gene encoding tRNA (guanosine(46)-N7)-methyltransferase TrmB, with protein MNESSKTALEQAEQEGKYIRKVRSFVKREGRLTKGQAAAIDKCWATMGLEHAQGRLDFTEVFSNDNDVVVEIGFGMGKSLVEMAKNAPDQNFIGIEVHRPGVGACLMEADEQGVTNLRVFEHDAVEVLADCIPDGSLAKLQLFFPDPWHKKRHHKRRIVQAEFVEKLRTKLRIGGVFHMATDWENYAEHMLEVMQSAPGFANQSDSNDYVPRPDFRPLTKFEQRGHRLGHGVWDLMFERTA; from the coding sequence ATGAACGAATCGAGTAAAACCGCTCTGGAACAAGCCGAGCAGGAAGGCAAGTACATTCGCAAAGTACGCAGCTTTGTAAAACGTGAAGGCCGCCTGACCAAAGGGCAAGCTGCCGCCATTGACAAATGCTGGGCAACGATGGGCCTGGAGCACGCTCAGGGTCGCCTGGACTTTACCGAGGTGTTCAGCAACGACAATGATGTTGTGGTTGAAATTGGCTTTGGCATGGGTAAATCTCTGGTTGAAATGGCGAAAAACGCGCCTGATCAGAACTTTATTGGGATTGAAGTGCACCGTCCAGGTGTCGGCGCCTGTTTAATGGAAGCCGACGAGCAGGGTGTCACTAACCTGCGCGTATTTGAGCATGATGCGGTTGAAGTGCTGGCAGATTGTATCCCAGACGGTAGCCTGGCAAAACTTCAGCTGTTTTTCCCGGATCCATGGCACAAAAAACGCCACCATAAACGCCGTATCGTTCAGGCCGAGTTTGTTGAAAAACTTCGCACTAAGTTGCGTATCGGGGGTGTTTTCCATATGGCTACAGACTGGGAAAACTATGCAGAGCATATGCTGGAAGTCATGCAGTCAGCGCCTGGTTTTGCTAACCAGTCTGACAGCAACGACTATGTACCGCGTCCGGATTTTCGTCCCCTGACTAAATTTGAGCAGCGCGGTCACCGCCTCGGTCATGGTGTATGGGATCTGATGTTTGAACGTACAGCCTAA
- a CDS encoding methyltransferase: protein MQKLTNPSLLLLRNEEELTGQHILVINHQRDGFLSELKQLDPQATISAFSYDFAAHQTATKIAGINSYVSHSLPALNDLDLIIYYYPKSKPEAQMMFDNIRALCSDKTRLLVVGENKGGVKSAEKQLQDKCEAHYKLDSAKHCILYEFAQLQPEAHFDIASYQQTFTIAVAGQQFEAVSVPGVFNHGKLDVGTKLLLENLELPAHGSMLDFGCGAGVIATFVLNQSPKIRFSCLDVNALALYACEQTLTLNGHGAELVLSDGLKQLKGRFDAIISNPPFHTGLKTDYDIAEGFIQGAAAHMSKGAQLHIVANSFLKYPPLIEARFGHCDTQVKNTKFAVYRARLN from the coding sequence ATGCAAAAATTAACCAACCCCAGCTTATTGCTGCTGCGCAACGAAGAAGAGTTGACAGGCCAGCATATTTTGGTGATCAACCATCAGCGTGACGGCTTTTTATCTGAATTGAAGCAGTTGGATCCGCAGGCAACCATCAGTGCTTTCAGCTATGACTTTGCCGCTCATCAGACTGCGACTAAAATAGCCGGTATAAATAGCTACGTCTCACACAGCCTGCCTGCGCTCAATGATCTCGATCTGATCATTTATTACTACCCAAAATCTAAGCCCGAAGCACAGATGATGTTCGATAATATTCGTGCGCTGTGCTCTGACAAAACCCGCTTACTGGTGGTTGGAGAAAACAAAGGCGGCGTTAAGTCGGCAGAAAAGCAACTGCAAGATAAATGCGAGGCACACTATAAACTAGACAGTGCCAAGCATTGTATTCTATATGAGTTTGCCCAGCTACAACCTGAGGCACACTTTGATATTGCCAGCTACCAGCAAACCTTCACCATCGCGGTTGCCGGGCAGCAGTTTGAAGCTGTCAGCGTCCCCGGGGTGTTTAATCATGGTAAGCTGGATGTCGGGACCAAATTACTGCTGGAAAACCTCGAGTTGCCCGCTCACGGCAGCATGCTCGACTTTGGCTGTGGTGCCGGAGTCATCGCCACCTTTGTACTAAACCAGTCTCCAAAAATTCGCTTCAGCTGCCTGGATGTCAATGCCCTGGCTTTATATGCCTGCGAGCAAACCCTAACCCTAAATGGTCATGGGGCGGAGCTGGTGCTGAGCGATGGCCTTAAACAGCTAAAGGGTCGCTTTGATGCCATTATCAGTAACCCACCTTTTCATACCGGTCTTAAAACTGACTATGACATTGCTGAAGGGTTCATTCAAGGGGCCGCTGCCCATATGAGTAAAGGCGCTCAACTACATATAGTTGCAAACAGTTTCCTGAAATACCCTCCGCTGATTGAAGCACGTTTTGGGCACTGCGATACCCAAGTAAAAAACACCAAGTTTGCCGTTTACCGGGCCCGCCTGAATTAA
- a CDS encoding ATP-binding protein, producing the protein MGKYATKTSIRKVLISAVMLVTALSLSLSISISTYLDVKKQKQLIINKLEMIAEIIAFNAQVTLIFDDRKTEEKRLKSFDKVDLVKNIHIYAIDDVTNRPVFFTSYNASKTPPVPLKVNQIEELRTPKISEDYIELILPVEYEGNIEGYVYLRGGLEHLAEYINRKILVDIALTLFVLVLVMFVARGIQKRIASPIETLSVLLQDVSKNHNYATRAEKSDIEEINILANNLNIMLTRTQNQLERHQADKQEIKQLNQSLEEKVNQRTIALREANQELLNTLERMHQYQNQIVENEKMASLGQMVAGVAHEVNTPIGLGVTGSTLLRDKLSDIEVAFQQKTLTSKQLERFIKEGIENLDLIYRNLNRAADLISSFKKVAVSQDIEINSDVNITKLLNAVMGAMRTELEMKSPQINIDCPEELTIRSKSGLLQQVFEQLFSNSLLHGFASNENNEIAIKVNREESQLTIVYSDNGVGVPNAIKKRIFDPFVTTRRGEGGSGLGMHLVYNLVTQALGGSITLQEDYKSGTQFVISLPLKGGSQ; encoded by the coding sequence ATGGGTAAATACGCAACAAAAACAAGTATAAGAAAAGTGCTGATCAGTGCCGTCATGCTAGTAACGGCGCTGTCTTTGTCCCTGTCTATCTCAATTTCAACCTATCTCGACGTTAAGAAACAAAAGCAGCTGATCATCAACAAGCTGGAGATGATCGCAGAGATCATTGCATTTAATGCTCAGGTAACGCTGATTTTCGACGACAGAAAAACCGAAGAAAAGCGCCTCAAGTCGTTCGATAAAGTCGACCTGGTTAAGAACATTCACATCTATGCGATTGACGATGTGACTAATCGGCCGGTCTTTTTTACCAGCTACAATGCCAGTAAAACCCCACCGGTTCCGCTCAAAGTCAATCAGATAGAGGAGCTCAGGACGCCGAAAATATCGGAAGACTACATAGAGCTGATCCTGCCCGTCGAATACGAAGGCAATATAGAAGGCTATGTTTATCTGCGCGGTGGTCTTGAACATCTGGCTGAATACATCAACAGAAAAATCCTGGTCGATATTGCATTAACTCTGTTTGTACTGGTACTGGTGATGTTTGTCGCCCGGGGGATCCAAAAGCGCATTGCCAGCCCGATTGAAACTCTTTCTGTTTTGTTACAGGACGTGTCGAAAAATCACAACTACGCCACCCGGGCGGAAAAAAGTGACATTGAAGAAATTAATATCCTCGCCAACAACCTCAATATCATGCTTACCCGGACGCAAAATCAACTTGAGCGCCACCAGGCTGATAAACAAGAGATCAAACAGCTTAACCAAAGCCTGGAAGAAAAGGTCAACCAACGCACCATAGCGCTCAGAGAGGCAAACCAGGAGCTGCTCAATACACTCGAGCGCATGCATCAGTACCAAAATCAAATTGTTGAAAATGAAAAAATGGCTTCACTGGGCCAAATGGTTGCAGGCGTTGCACACGAAGTTAATACACCCATAGGCCTGGGTGTAACAGGCTCAACCTTATTGCGCGATAAACTCAGTGATATCGAAGTCGCCTTCCAGCAAAAAACGCTGACCTCAAAACAACTGGAACGCTTCATCAAAGAAGGGATCGAAAATCTGGATCTCATTTATCGCAACCTTAACCGGGCCGCAGATCTGATCTCAAGCTTTAAGAAAGTGGCGGTCAGCCAGGACATAGAGATCAATTCAGATGTCAACATCACTAAATTGCTCAATGCAGTCATGGGAGCGATGCGCACTGAGCTGGAAATGAAATCACCTCAGATAAACATTGACTGCCCAGAAGAGCTCACTATCAGAAGCAAATCAGGTTTGCTGCAACAGGTGTTTGAGCAACTATTTTCAAATTCACTGTTACACGGTTTTGCAAGCAACGAAAATAACGAAATTGCTATAAAAGTGAACCGCGAAGAATCGCAGTTAACGATTGTGTACAGTGACAATGGTGTCGGCGTACCAAACGCCATCAAAAAGCGCATATTTGATCCATTTGTAACCACGCGCCGGGGAGAAGGTGGCAGTGGTCTGGGCATGCATTTGGTATACAATTTGGTCACTCAGGCGCTGGGTGGCAGTATCACACTACAGGAAGATTATAAATCGGGTACTCAATTTGTGATCAGCTTACCTCTGAAAGGAGGTTCACAGTGA
- a CDS encoding YfiR family protein has translation MYLFIFCSFAFFPTFCFAKSPEEIRSAFLYQMAKFIDFPEQKNKKTTRFCFYDITSGPGAVLYSNRTLKIRLKPIEIIEVKKSESLRELSQRCDITYIDETLEDDILSAWTDTMALSMVTVGESIEFLEGGGIASLVQEGSKIRLYINKQEVTQHNFKVLSRLLAVSKFYPN, from the coding sequence ATGTACCTATTTATTTTTTGCTCTTTTGCGTTTTTTCCTACGTTTTGTTTTGCTAAATCGCCCGAGGAGATCCGTTCAGCCTTTTTATATCAAATGGCAAAGTTCATTGATTTTCCAGAGCAAAAAAATAAGAAAACCACGCGTTTTTGTTTTTACGACATCACAAGTGGACCAGGTGCTGTTTTATATAGTAACCGTACCCTAAAAATACGTTTAAAGCCGATTGAAATAATCGAAGTGAAAAAGTCTGAGTCACTTCGGGAACTTTCCCAGCGATGTGATATCACATACATTGATGAAACATTGGAAGATGATATACTGTCCGCTTGGACCGATACAATGGCCCTAAGTATGGTAACTGTGGGCGAAAGTATCGAATTTTTGGAAGGGGGTGGGATTGCGTCCTTGGTCCAGGAAGGGAGTAAGATAAGGCTTTATATAAACAAGCAAGAAGTCACTCAGCACAACTTTAAAGTGCTTTCACGGTTGCTTGCCGTCTCCAAGTTTTATCCTAACTGA
- the arcA gene encoding two-component system response regulator ArcA, translating into MQTPVILIVEDEDVTRLNLVSLFEAEGYKVIEAIDGDDMHEKLTSNDDVNCVIMDINLPGKNGLILARELRQKKNIGLIFLTGRDNDVDRILGLEIGADDYVTKPFNPRELTIRVRNLISRTGSSPEESSIDSNGVITFNGWELDENSRCLTSPTGEAKRLPKGEYRALRLMLDSPGRIFSREQLIKHMTGRELRANDRTVDVTIRRIRKHFETDNNTPELISTIHGEGYRFIGKIDSQ; encoded by the coding sequence ATGCAAACGCCAGTCATTCTAATTGTTGAGGATGAAGACGTAACTCGACTGAACCTCGTTAGTTTATTTGAAGCCGAAGGTTATAAGGTAATTGAAGCCATTGATGGCGATGATATGCATGAAAAATTGACATCGAACGATGATGTCAACTGTGTGATCATGGATATTAACCTGCCTGGTAAAAATGGCCTAATCCTGGCTCGTGAGTTACGCCAGAAGAAAAACATCGGCCTGATTTTCCTAACCGGTCGTGACAACGATGTCGACCGTATTTTGGGTCTTGAGATCGGTGCCGACGATTATGTTACTAAGCCTTTCAATCCACGTGAGCTTACCATCCGCGTACGCAACCTGATCTCTCGTACCGGCTCAAGCCCGGAAGAGTCAAGTATTGACAGCAATGGTGTCATTACATTTAACGGTTGGGAACTGGATGAGAATAGCCGCTGCCTGACTTCACCAACAGGTGAAGCTAAGCGTTTGCCGAAAGGCGAATATCGTGCATTACGTCTGATGCTTGACTCACCTGGTCGTATCTTTAGCCGTGAGCAACTGATCAAGCACATGACAGGTCGTGAGCTACGTGCTAACGACAGAACAGTAGATGTAACGATTCGTCGTATTCGTAAGCACTTCGAAACCGACAACAATACTCCTGAATTGATCAGCACCATCCATGGTGAAGGCTACCGCTTCATCGGGAAGATCGATAGCCAATAA
- the arcB gene encoding aerobic respiration two-component sensor histidine kinase ArcB gives MLDSSFGTWARILSNLIKNYGDRWAGVVAYAFVLVVSLVLACMFYYVALGEVTLVNVLSVVIFAALTSPLLLSVAIYAMRQLDASKEYLESATQQEKLLNQTLKDNINRLNNEIDERKMALHAKHRAIAELRKEIAERRKTQQELAQQSMLLRSIVDSSPDLFYYRDERGVFAGCNKKFEQVIGKTSEQLIGHTVQEVFGEQDIPRVLQTDEQVIETQQSINVDVEYPVANENCWFEMRKLPFINDDGEYIGLLAFGRDITSRKEAEQALETAYKDKGKFIATLSHELRTPLNGIVGLTRMLLDTELTKQQKSWCNTVFSSAETLGNIFNDIIDLDKIDREQLDIATDSINVSDFINDVVNFAGLIAEQKGLEFNIKRSGMLDIYALLDPTRLRQVLWNLINNAVKFTHRGGVTLECRRENRSDGPWLSISVIDTGVGIPSDQQDRIFDMYYKAPDASGNNAIGSGIGLAVTKALVHAMKGTIHVSSMQGEGSRFDVELPLELCTAPNEQSYAGRSLYILLVEDVPLNAEIATNLLEQRGHEVVWAETGEDALSMVETEDELDLILLDMQLPDINGDEVARQIRADSHFDELPIVALTANVRSAEQELQGIDIQGALAKPINTTKLDKMLAELFGIEASKDKQASPQSEPLQLSEQEQALLDVETITDFVSSMGIEAFKRSCDLFTRLNPTYCSELDEANQSDDTETYVSVAHKLKGAAGSVGLQNVQLHAKTMELEGAQVETGQRADWLDELEEKIREGQAALHSLIAKLAENS, from the coding sequence ATGCTTGACTCTTCATTTGGGACCTGGGCCCGAATTTTATCTAATTTGATTAAAAATTACGGAGACCGCTGGGCGGGGGTTGTCGCCTACGCATTTGTGTTGGTGGTGTCTCTGGTGTTGGCGTGCATGTTTTACTATGTTGCGCTTGGCGAAGTCACATTGGTCAATGTGTTGTCAGTGGTAATATTTGCCGCTTTGACCTCGCCGTTGCTGCTTTCTGTTGCCATCTATGCAATGCGTCAGCTGGATGCGTCAAAAGAGTATCTGGAATCTGCCACACAACAAGAAAAACTACTTAACCAGACACTCAAGGACAACATTAACCGCCTCAACAATGAGATTGATGAGCGGAAAATGGCCCTGCATGCAAAGCATCGGGCGATTGCCGAACTACGCAAAGAAATAGCCGAGCGGCGAAAAACCCAGCAAGAGCTGGCACAGCAGAGCATGTTACTGCGTAGTATAGTGGACTCCTCTCCGGATCTGTTTTACTACCGGGATGAGCGCGGTGTATTTGCCGGCTGCAATAAGAAGTTTGAACAAGTCATTGGCAAAACCAGTGAACAGCTGATTGGTCACACTGTGCAGGAAGTATTTGGTGAGCAAGACATTCCCAGAGTGTTGCAGACCGATGAGCAGGTGATAGAAACCCAGCAGTCAATTAATGTTGACGTAGAATACCCGGTGGCAAACGAAAACTGCTGGTTTGAGATGCGTAAGCTGCCCTTTATCAACGATGATGGCGAATACATTGGTTTGCTGGCGTTCGGTCGTGATATTACCAGCCGTAAAGAAGCGGAGCAGGCACTGGAAACCGCTTATAAAGATAAAGGGAAATTTATTGCCACTTTGAGCCACGAGTTGCGCACACCGCTTAATGGTATTGTCGGTTTGACGCGCATGCTGCTCGACACTGAGCTAACCAAGCAACAGAAGAGTTGGTGTAACACGGTATTCTCCAGTGCTGAAACGCTGGGTAATATCTTCAACGACATTATTGATCTCGACAAGATAGACCGGGAGCAGCTGGATATCGCCACGGATAGCATCAATGTGTCGGACTTCATCAACGATGTGGTCAACTTTGCAGGACTGATTGCAGAGCAAAAAGGGCTCGAATTCAATATTAAGCGTTCAGGTATGCTGGATATCTACGCATTGCTGGATCCGACCCGGTTGCGCCAGGTACTTTGGAATCTTATCAACAATGCGGTGAAGTTTACCCACAGAGGTGGCGTTACGCTGGAGTGTCGCCGGGAAAACCGCTCGGATGGCCCCTGGTTGTCTATCAGTGTTATTGATACGGGCGTTGGTATTCCATCCGATCAGCAAGATCGTATTTTTGATATGTACTACAAAGCGCCTGATGCAAGTGGCAATAATGCCATCGGCTCGGGGATTGGTCTGGCGGTAACGAAAGCCCTGGTGCACGCCATGAAAGGTACGATTCATGTCAGCAGTATGCAAGGCGAAGGTAGCCGCTTCGATGTTGAGTTACCGCTGGAGCTATGCACAGCTCCCAACGAGCAGAGCTATGCCGGTCGCAGCCTGTATATACTTTTGGTTGAAGACGTGCCGCTCAATGCCGAAATTGCCACTAACCTACTTGAGCAGCGGGGTCACGAAGTTGTCTGGGCTGAAACTGGGGAAGACGCCCTGTCGATGGTTGAAACGGAAGATGAATTGGATCTGATCCTGCTAGATATGCAGCTGCCGGATATTAATGGTGATGAAGTGGCAAGGCAGATCCGTGCCGATAGTCATTTTGATGAGCTACCCATTGTTGCGCTGACAGCCAACGTGCGTAGTGCCGAGCAAGAGCTACAAGGGATAGATATTCAGGGGGCGCTGGCCAAACCCATCAATACTACCAAGCTGGATAAGATGCTCGCAGAGTTGTTCGGTATTGAAGCCAGTAAAGACAAGCAAGCCTCGCCTCAGTCTGAGCCGCTACAATTGAGTGAGCAGGAGCAAGCCCTGCTGGACGTAGAAACCATCACTGACTTTGTTTCCTCCATGGGTATAGAGGCGTTCAAGCGTAGCTGTGATTTATTTACCCGTCTCAATCCGACGTACTGTAGTGAGCTTGATGAAGCAAACCAGAGTGATGATACCGAGACCTATGTGTCGGTGGCGCATAAGCTGAAAGGGGCCGCAGGCTCAGTCGGTCTGCAGAATGTACAGTTACATGCCAAAACGATGGAGCTTGAAGGGGCTCAGGTAGAAACCGGGCAGCGTGCAGATTGGCTGGATGAGCTGGAAGAGAAAATAAGAGAAGGGCAGGCTGCCCTTCACTCATTAATTGCAAAACTCGCTGAAAACTCGTAA
- the folE2 gene encoding GTP cyclohydrolase FolE2 yields MPTSMPDIAHSADALQEGKLDWVGMGNIELPLLLSSKGLNDTPVTAKADAFVSLDREDAKGIHMSRLFLALDTLSCEQTLTPGAIRSVLDSFITSHEGLSHSAKVTFHFELPLRRASLLSGKHGWKNYPVSISASLSDGQFSLELAVDVTYSSTCPCSAALARQLIQNAFEQKFAGQSLDHASVHAWLGTTEGILATPHSQRSVTNIKVKLDESCQAFDILGLVNRVEDELKTPVQAAVKREDEQEFARLNGQNLMFCEDAARKLKALFEEENYQDYYIKINHYESLHAHDAVAYAVKGVKGGYRA; encoded by the coding sequence ATGCCAACTTCAATGCCTGACATTGCACATTCTGCGGACGCCTTACAAGAAGGTAAGCTGGACTGGGTCGGAATGGGAAATATCGAGCTGCCTTTATTGTTATCCAGCAAAGGGCTCAATGATACCCCGGTAACCGCCAAAGCGGATGCATTTGTCAGCCTGGACAGGGAAGATGCCAAAGGTATCCATATGTCACGGCTATTTTTGGCACTCGATACCTTATCTTGTGAACAAACACTCACTCCGGGTGCAATTCGTTCGGTATTAGACAGCTTTATTACCAGCCACGAAGGACTTAGCCACAGTGCCAAGGTGACCTTTCATTTTGAGTTGCCGCTGCGCCGCGCATCGCTACTGAGTGGTAAGCACGGCTGGAAAAATTATCCCGTCAGCATTTCGGCCAGCCTGAGCGACGGCCAGTTTAGCCTGGAACTGGCCGTTGATGTCACCTACTCATCGACCTGCCCCTGCTCTGCCGCCCTGGCGCGCCAGCTGATCCAAAATGCGTTTGAGCAAAAGTTTGCCGGTCAGTCGCTCGATCATGCCAGTGTGCACGCCTGGCTGGGCACCACTGAAGGGATTTTAGCCACGCCACATTCACAGCGCTCTGTTACTAACATCAAAGTCAAACTGGATGAGAGCTGTCAGGCATTTGACATTTTGGGCCTGGTAAACCGGGTAGAAGATGAGCTAAAAACCCCGGTCCAGGCCGCGGTTAAACGTGAAGATGAGCAAGAATTTGCCCGCCTTAACGGGCAAAATCTGATGTTCTGTGAAGATGCCGCAAGAAAGCTTAAGGCCTTGTTTGAAGAAGAAAATTATCAGGACTACTATATAAAGATAAATCACTATGAGTCTTTGCATGCACATGATGCCGTGGCATATGCTGTAAAAGGCGTGAAAGGCGGTTACCGCGCCTAA